In Neovison vison isolate M4711 chromosome 11, ASM_NN_V1, whole genome shotgun sequence, one genomic interval encodes:
- the LOC122889702 gene encoding proline-rich protein HaeIII subfamily 1-like produces the protein MRRGQHGPLPRTQLGDPTSEAPRTVRPAGLSGSQRPVGNPDPAAPRGRQSAEGGRPRGRRHVSGLTLRASRSTAGAAGAALRSAPAASQGPALAPATESEAERARERTARGGRRRHRPRQDRPRRPGAGLERAARAPGKAASSGREPGAAGPRRCEEGRRPLPRRRGSLARPDPDLPSLGPLTSPPDRSPSTARRRSPHSAAQHTPLLPTGSARGGSPGPRSAADPRWSPRRCPTDPTDPRWSPRRCPTDPTDPPVVTAPLPHGPHGPPVVTAPLPHGPHGPPGGHSAAAPRTPGGHRAAAPRTPRTPRWSPRRCPHGPHGPPGGHSAAAPTDPPVVTAPLPHGPHGPPGGHRAAAPRTPRTPRWSPRRCPTDPTDPRWSPRRCPHGPHGPPRWSPRRCPTDPTDPPVVTAPLPPRPPTPQRRRFSPG, from the exons ATGCGGCGCGGCCAGCATGGGCCGCTGCCCCGGACCCAACTCGGGGACCCGACGTCAGAGGCCCCCCGGACCGTCCGGCCTGCGGGGCTCTCGGGCTCGCAGCGGCCGGTGGGAAACCCGGACCCTGCAGCGCCCCGAGGGCGACAGTCCGCGGAGGGAGGACGACCCCGCGGCCGCAGACACGTGTCTGGTCTGACTCTTCGGGCCTCCCGGAGCACAGCGGGGGCCGCCGGGGCCGCTCTCCGTTCCGCCCCGGCCGCGTCGCAGGGCCCCGCGCTGGCGCCCGCT ACCGAGAGTGAGGCTGAGCGAGCGCGAGAGCGGACGGCCCGGGGGGGACGCAGGCGTCACCGGCCCCGGCAGGACCGTCCCCGCCGgccaggggcagggctggagcGCGCGGCCCGTGCGCCCGGGAAGGCCGCCTCCTCCGGGCGGGAACCGGGAGCCGCCGGGCCGCGGCGCTGCGAGGAGGGTCGGAGGCCGCTGCCGCGGAGGAGGGGTAGCTTGGCTCGGCCGGACCCCGACCTGCCCTCTCTCGGCCCCTTGACCTCCCCGCCGGACCGGAGCCCGAGCACAGCCCGACGAAGGTCCCCGCATTCCGCCGCCCAACACACGCCGCTCCTCCCGACCGGGTCCGCGCGGGGCGGCTCTCCCGGACCCCGCAGCGCCGCGGACCCCCGGTGGTCACCGCGCCGCTGCCCCACGGACCCCACGGACCCCCGGTGGTCACCGCGCCGCTGCCCCACGGACCCCACGGACCCCCCGGTGGTCACCGCGCCGCTGCCCCACGGACCCCACGGACCCCCGGTGGTCACAGCGCCGCTGCCCCACGGACCCCACGGACCCCCCGGTGGTCACAGCGCCGCTGCCCCACGGACCCCCGGTGGTCACCGCGCCGCTGCCCCACGGACCCCACGGACCCCCCGGTGGTCACCGCGCCGCTGCCCCCACGGACCCCACGGACCCCCCGGTGGTCACAGCGCCGCTGCCCCCACGGACCCCCCGGTGGTCACCGCGCCGCTGCCCCACGGACCCCACGGACCCCCCGGTGGTCACCGCGCCGCTGCCCCACGGACCCCACGGACCCCCCGGTGGTCACCGCGCCGCTGCCCCACGGACCCCACGGACCCCCGGTGGTCACCGCGCCGCTGCCCCCACGGGCCCCACGGACCCCCCCGGTGGTCACCGCGCCGCTGCCCCACGGACCCCACGGACCCCCCGGTGGTCACCGCGCCGCTGCCCCCGCGCCCGCCGACCCCGCAGCGCCGCCGGTTCTCTCCTGGCTGA